A region of Vitis riparia cultivar Riparia Gloire de Montpellier isolate 1030 chromosome 12, EGFV_Vit.rip_1.0, whole genome shotgun sequence DNA encodes the following proteins:
- the LOC117927010 gene encoding homeobox-leucine zipper protein HDG2-like isoform X2, translating to MPAGIMIPATHMPSMMGRNGNVAAYGSSSGLSLGQPNMMDGQLHPLDMTQNTSESEIARLREDDFDSKSGSENHEGASGDDQDPNQRPKKKRYHRHTQHQIQEMEAFFKECPHPDDKQRKELSRELGLEPLQVKFWFQNKRTQMKTQHERHENTQLRSENEKLRTENLRYREALSNASCPNCGGPTAIGEMSFDEHHLRLENARLREEIDRISAIAAKYVGKPVVNYPLIPPQVPTRPLDLGVGNFGAQPGLGGELFGASDLLRSINGPTEADKPMIIELAVAAMEELFRMAQMGEPLWLPSLDGTTTELSEDEYIRSFPRGIGPKPAGFKCEASRETAVVIMNHISLVEILMDVNQWSTVFSGIVSRAMTLEVLSTGVAGNYNGAFQVMTAEFQVPSPLVPTRESYFVRYCKQHADGTWAVVDVSLDNLRPSPVVRCRRRPSGCLIQEMPNGYSKVTWVEHVEVDDRGVHNIYKQLVNSGLAFGAKRWVATLDRQCERLASAMATNIPTGEVGVITSQEGRKSMLKLAERMVISFCAGVSASTAHTWTTLSGSGADDVRVMTRKSVDDPGRPPGIVLSAATSFWLPVPPKRVFDFLRDENSRSEWDILSNGGVVQEMAHIANGQDTGNCVSLLRSANSSQSNMLILQESCTDSTASFVIYAPVDVVAMNMVLNGGDPDYVALLPSGFAILPDGTTTHGGVIGEVGSGGSLLTVAFQILVDSVPTAKLSLGSVATVNNLIACTVDRIKAAVSCENA from the exons ATGCCGGCGGGAATTATGATTCCGGCGACCCATATGCCGTCAATGATGGGAAGAAATGGGAATGTTGCTGCTTATGGATCTTCCTCAGGACTCAGTCTTGGCCAG CCAAATATGATGGACGGCCAGCTTCACCCACTCGACATGACTCAAAACACATCGGAAAGTGAAATCGCCAGGCTCAGAGAGGATGATTTTGACAGCAAATCTGGCAGTGAAAACCATGAAGGTGCCTCCGGAGATGACCAAGATCCCAACCAACGCCCCAAGAAGAAGCGCTACCATCGCCACACTCAGCATCAGATCCAGGAAATGGAAGC TTTCTTCAAGGAGTGTCCACACCCAGATGACAAGCAAAGGAAGGAGCTGAGCCGTGAATTAGGGTTAGAGCCCTTGCAGGTCAAATTTTGGTTCCAAAACAAGCGCACCCAGATGAAG ACCCAGCATGAGCGCCACGAGAACACACAGCTTCGCAGCGAGAATGAAAAGCTTCGTACAGAGAATTTGAGGTACCGGGAAGCTCTGAGCAACGCCTCCTGTCCTAATTGCGGAGGCCCGACTGCTATAGGAGAGATGTCATTTGATGAACATCATCTGAGATTGGAGAATGCTAGGTTGAGGGAAGAG ATTGATCGGATCTCGGCAATTGCTGCAAAGTATGTTGGCAAGCCAGTAGTGAACTATCCTCTTATTCCTCCTCAGGTTCCCACCCGTCCCCTTGATCTAGGGGTTGGAAACTTTGGGGCACAGCCAGGATTAGGAGGCGAGCTGTTTGGAGCCAGTGACCTTCTTAGGTCAATCAATGGACCGACTGAAGCTGACAAACCAATGATAATTGAGCTTGCAGTTGCAGCTATGGAGGAGCTATTCCGAATGGCTCAGATGGGGGAACCTTTGTGGCTTCCAAGCCTTGATGGCACAACCACCGAACTAAGCGAAGATGAATATATCAGGTCATTCCCAAGGGGAATTGGACCAAAACCTGCAGGATTTAAGTGTGAAGCCTCGCGAGAAACCGCTGTTGTTATCATGAACCATATTAGCCTGGTTGAGATTCTCATGGATGTG AACCAGTGGTCTACCGTGTTTTCTGGCATTGTTTCAAGAGCTATGACCCTGGAAGTACTATCAACTGGAGTTGCAGGGAACTATAACGGAGCCTTTCAAGTG ATGACAGCTGAATTCCAAGTACCTTCACCTCTAGTTCCTACTAGAGAGAGTTACTTTGTGAGGTACTGTAAGCAGCATGCTGATGGAACTTGGGCAGTGGTTGACGTTTCCTTGGACAATTTACGTCCTAGTCCGGTGGTGAGATGTCGAAGAAGGCCATCTGGATGTTTAATTCAAGAAATGCCTAATGGATATTCAAAG GTTACATGGGTTGAGCATGTTGAAGTGGATGATCGAGGtgttcataatatatataagcAGTTAGTTAACTCTGGTCTTGCATTTGGGGCGAAAAGATGGGTCGCTACTTTAGACCGCCAATGCGAGCGTCTTGCAAGTGCCATGGCAACAAACATTCCTACGGGTGAAGTTGGTG TGATAACAAGTCAAGAAGGGAGAAAAAGTATGTTGAAGCTGGCTGAAAGAATGGTGATAAGCTTTTGTGCTGGAGTGAGTGCCTCTACAGCCCACACATGGACTACGCTATCTGGAAGTGGCGCTGATGATGTTAGGGTTATGACCCGGAAGAGCGTGGACGATCCAGGCAGGCCTCCTGGGATTGTGCTAAGTGCTGCTACTTCATTCTGGCTTCCAGTTCCGCCAAAGAGAGTATTTGATTTTCTCCGTGATGAGAATTCTCGCAGCGAG TGGGATATTCTCTCAAATGGTGGGGTTGTTCAAGAAATGGCACATATAGCGAATGGTCAAGACACAGGCAACTGTGTATCTCTGTTACGG AGTGCAAATTCAAGCCAGAGCAACATGTTGATATTGCAAGAAAGCTGTACTGATTCAACAGCCTCTTTCGTGATTTATGCTCCTGTCGATGTTGTTGCCATGAACATGGTACTGAATGGAGGGGATCCAGACTATGTTGCTCTTCTTCCCTCAGGATTTGCAATTCTTCCAGATGGAACCACAACTCATGGAGGAGTCATAGGTGAAGTTGGGTCTGGAGGATCTCTTCTAACCGTCGCATTTCAGATATTGGTTGATTCGGTTCCAACGGCAAAACTCTCTCTAGGGTCGGTTGCGACTGTTAACAATCTCATCGCTTGCACTGTCGACAGGATTAAGGCTGCAGTCTCGTGTGAGAACGCATGA
- the LOC117927010 gene encoding homeobox-leucine zipper protein HDG2-like isoform X3 → MPAGIMIPATHMPSMMGRNGNVAAYGSSSGLSLGQPNMMDGQLHPLDMTQNTSESEIARLREDDFDSKSGSENHEGASGDDQDPNQRPKKKRYHRHTQHQIQEMEAFFKECPHPDDKQRKELSRELGLEPLQVKFWFQNKRTQMKTQHERHENTQLRSENEKLRTENLRYREALSNASCPNCGGPTAIGEMSFDEHHLRLENARLREEIDRISAIAAKYVGKPVVNYPLIPPQVPTRPLDLGVGNFGAQPGLGGELFGASDLLRSINGPTEADKPMIIELAVAAMEELFRMAQMGEPLWLPSLDGTTTELSEDEYIRSFPRGIGPKPAGFKCEASRETAVVIMNHISLVEILMDVNQWSTVFSGIVSRAMTLEVLSTGVAGNYNGAFQVMTAEFQVPSPLVPTRESYFVRYCKQHADGTWAVVDVSLDNLRPSPVVRCRRRPSGCLIQEMPNGYSKVTWVEHVEVDDRGVHNIYKQLVNSGLAFGAKRWVATLDRQCERLASAMATNIPTVITSQEGRKSMLKLAERMVISFCAGVSASTAHTWTTLSGSGADDVRVMTRKSVDDPGRPPGIVLSAATSFWLPVPPKRVFDFLRDENSRSEWDILSNGGVVQEMAHIANGQDTGNCVSLLRVNSANSSQSNMLILQESCTDSTASFVIYAPVDVVAMNMVLNGGDPDYVALLPSGFAILPDGTTTHGGVIGEVGSGGSLLTVAFQILVDSVPTAKLSLGSVATVNNLIACTVDRIKAAVSCENA, encoded by the exons ATGCCGGCGGGAATTATGATTCCGGCGACCCATATGCCGTCAATGATGGGAAGAAATGGGAATGTTGCTGCTTATGGATCTTCCTCAGGACTCAGTCTTGGCCAG CCAAATATGATGGACGGCCAGCTTCACCCACTCGACATGACTCAAAACACATCGGAAAGTGAAATCGCCAGGCTCAGAGAGGATGATTTTGACAGCAAATCTGGCAGTGAAAACCATGAAGGTGCCTCCGGAGATGACCAAGATCCCAACCAACGCCCCAAGAAGAAGCGCTACCATCGCCACACTCAGCATCAGATCCAGGAAATGGAAGC TTTCTTCAAGGAGTGTCCACACCCAGATGACAAGCAAAGGAAGGAGCTGAGCCGTGAATTAGGGTTAGAGCCCTTGCAGGTCAAATTTTGGTTCCAAAACAAGCGCACCCAGATGAAG ACCCAGCATGAGCGCCACGAGAACACACAGCTTCGCAGCGAGAATGAAAAGCTTCGTACAGAGAATTTGAGGTACCGGGAAGCTCTGAGCAACGCCTCCTGTCCTAATTGCGGAGGCCCGACTGCTATAGGAGAGATGTCATTTGATGAACATCATCTGAGATTGGAGAATGCTAGGTTGAGGGAAGAG ATTGATCGGATCTCGGCAATTGCTGCAAAGTATGTTGGCAAGCCAGTAGTGAACTATCCTCTTATTCCTCCTCAGGTTCCCACCCGTCCCCTTGATCTAGGGGTTGGAAACTTTGGGGCACAGCCAGGATTAGGAGGCGAGCTGTTTGGAGCCAGTGACCTTCTTAGGTCAATCAATGGACCGACTGAAGCTGACAAACCAATGATAATTGAGCTTGCAGTTGCAGCTATGGAGGAGCTATTCCGAATGGCTCAGATGGGGGAACCTTTGTGGCTTCCAAGCCTTGATGGCACAACCACCGAACTAAGCGAAGATGAATATATCAGGTCATTCCCAAGGGGAATTGGACCAAAACCTGCAGGATTTAAGTGTGAAGCCTCGCGAGAAACCGCTGTTGTTATCATGAACCATATTAGCCTGGTTGAGATTCTCATGGATGTG AACCAGTGGTCTACCGTGTTTTCTGGCATTGTTTCAAGAGCTATGACCCTGGAAGTACTATCAACTGGAGTTGCAGGGAACTATAACGGAGCCTTTCAAGTG ATGACAGCTGAATTCCAAGTACCTTCACCTCTAGTTCCTACTAGAGAGAGTTACTTTGTGAGGTACTGTAAGCAGCATGCTGATGGAACTTGGGCAGTGGTTGACGTTTCCTTGGACAATTTACGTCCTAGTCCGGTGGTGAGATGTCGAAGAAGGCCATCTGGATGTTTAATTCAAGAAATGCCTAATGGATATTCAAAG GTTACATGGGTTGAGCATGTTGAAGTGGATGATCGAGGtgttcataatatatataagcAGTTAGTTAACTCTGGTCTTGCATTTGGGGCGAAAAGATGGGTCGCTACTTTAGACCGCCAATGCGAGCGTCTTGCAAGTGCCATGGCAACAAACATTCCTACGG TGATAACAAGTCAAGAAGGGAGAAAAAGTATGTTGAAGCTGGCTGAAAGAATGGTGATAAGCTTTTGTGCTGGAGTGAGTGCCTCTACAGCCCACACATGGACTACGCTATCTGGAAGTGGCGCTGATGATGTTAGGGTTATGACCCGGAAGAGCGTGGACGATCCAGGCAGGCCTCCTGGGATTGTGCTAAGTGCTGCTACTTCATTCTGGCTTCCAGTTCCGCCAAAGAGAGTATTTGATTTTCTCCGTGATGAGAATTCTCGCAGCGAG TGGGATATTCTCTCAAATGGTGGGGTTGTTCAAGAAATGGCACATATAGCGAATGGTCAAGACACAGGCAACTGTGTATCTCTGTTACGGGTAAAT AGTGCAAATTCAAGCCAGAGCAACATGTTGATATTGCAAGAAAGCTGTACTGATTCAACAGCCTCTTTCGTGATTTATGCTCCTGTCGATGTTGTTGCCATGAACATGGTACTGAATGGAGGGGATCCAGACTATGTTGCTCTTCTTCCCTCAGGATTTGCAATTCTTCCAGATGGAACCACAACTCATGGAGGAGTCATAGGTGAAGTTGGGTCTGGAGGATCTCTTCTAACCGTCGCATTTCAGATATTGGTTGATTCGGTTCCAACGGCAAAACTCTCTCTAGGGTCGGTTGCGACTGTTAACAATCTCATCGCTTGCACTGTCGACAGGATTAAGGCTGCAGTCTCGTGTGAGAACGCATGA
- the LOC117927010 gene encoding homeobox-leucine zipper protein HDG2-like isoform X1, which produces MPAGIMIPATHMPSMMGRNGNVAAYGSSSGLSLGQPNMMDGQLHPLDMTQNTSESEIARLREDDFDSKSGSENHEGASGDDQDPNQRPKKKRYHRHTQHQIQEMEAFFKECPHPDDKQRKELSRELGLEPLQVKFWFQNKRTQMKTQHERHENTQLRSENEKLRTENLRYREALSNASCPNCGGPTAIGEMSFDEHHLRLENARLREEIDRISAIAAKYVGKPVVNYPLIPPQVPTRPLDLGVGNFGAQPGLGGELFGASDLLRSINGPTEADKPMIIELAVAAMEELFRMAQMGEPLWLPSLDGTTTELSEDEYIRSFPRGIGPKPAGFKCEASRETAVVIMNHISLVEILMDVNQWSTVFSGIVSRAMTLEVLSTGVAGNYNGAFQVMTAEFQVPSPLVPTRESYFVRYCKQHADGTWAVVDVSLDNLRPSPVVRCRRRPSGCLIQEMPNGYSKVTWVEHVEVDDRGVHNIYKQLVNSGLAFGAKRWVATLDRQCERLASAMATNIPTGEVGVITSQEGRKSMLKLAERMVISFCAGVSASTAHTWTTLSGSGADDVRVMTRKSVDDPGRPPGIVLSAATSFWLPVPPKRVFDFLRDENSRSEWDILSNGGVVQEMAHIANGQDTGNCVSLLRVNSANSSQSNMLILQESCTDSTASFVIYAPVDVVAMNMVLNGGDPDYVALLPSGFAILPDGTTTHGGVIGEVGSGGSLLTVAFQILVDSVPTAKLSLGSVATVNNLIACTVDRIKAAVSCENA; this is translated from the exons ATGCCGGCGGGAATTATGATTCCGGCGACCCATATGCCGTCAATGATGGGAAGAAATGGGAATGTTGCTGCTTATGGATCTTCCTCAGGACTCAGTCTTGGCCAG CCAAATATGATGGACGGCCAGCTTCACCCACTCGACATGACTCAAAACACATCGGAAAGTGAAATCGCCAGGCTCAGAGAGGATGATTTTGACAGCAAATCTGGCAGTGAAAACCATGAAGGTGCCTCCGGAGATGACCAAGATCCCAACCAACGCCCCAAGAAGAAGCGCTACCATCGCCACACTCAGCATCAGATCCAGGAAATGGAAGC TTTCTTCAAGGAGTGTCCACACCCAGATGACAAGCAAAGGAAGGAGCTGAGCCGTGAATTAGGGTTAGAGCCCTTGCAGGTCAAATTTTGGTTCCAAAACAAGCGCACCCAGATGAAG ACCCAGCATGAGCGCCACGAGAACACACAGCTTCGCAGCGAGAATGAAAAGCTTCGTACAGAGAATTTGAGGTACCGGGAAGCTCTGAGCAACGCCTCCTGTCCTAATTGCGGAGGCCCGACTGCTATAGGAGAGATGTCATTTGATGAACATCATCTGAGATTGGAGAATGCTAGGTTGAGGGAAGAG ATTGATCGGATCTCGGCAATTGCTGCAAAGTATGTTGGCAAGCCAGTAGTGAACTATCCTCTTATTCCTCCTCAGGTTCCCACCCGTCCCCTTGATCTAGGGGTTGGAAACTTTGGGGCACAGCCAGGATTAGGAGGCGAGCTGTTTGGAGCCAGTGACCTTCTTAGGTCAATCAATGGACCGACTGAAGCTGACAAACCAATGATAATTGAGCTTGCAGTTGCAGCTATGGAGGAGCTATTCCGAATGGCTCAGATGGGGGAACCTTTGTGGCTTCCAAGCCTTGATGGCACAACCACCGAACTAAGCGAAGATGAATATATCAGGTCATTCCCAAGGGGAATTGGACCAAAACCTGCAGGATTTAAGTGTGAAGCCTCGCGAGAAACCGCTGTTGTTATCATGAACCATATTAGCCTGGTTGAGATTCTCATGGATGTG AACCAGTGGTCTACCGTGTTTTCTGGCATTGTTTCAAGAGCTATGACCCTGGAAGTACTATCAACTGGAGTTGCAGGGAACTATAACGGAGCCTTTCAAGTG ATGACAGCTGAATTCCAAGTACCTTCACCTCTAGTTCCTACTAGAGAGAGTTACTTTGTGAGGTACTGTAAGCAGCATGCTGATGGAACTTGGGCAGTGGTTGACGTTTCCTTGGACAATTTACGTCCTAGTCCGGTGGTGAGATGTCGAAGAAGGCCATCTGGATGTTTAATTCAAGAAATGCCTAATGGATATTCAAAG GTTACATGGGTTGAGCATGTTGAAGTGGATGATCGAGGtgttcataatatatataagcAGTTAGTTAACTCTGGTCTTGCATTTGGGGCGAAAAGATGGGTCGCTACTTTAGACCGCCAATGCGAGCGTCTTGCAAGTGCCATGGCAACAAACATTCCTACGGGTGAAGTTGGTG TGATAACAAGTCAAGAAGGGAGAAAAAGTATGTTGAAGCTGGCTGAAAGAATGGTGATAAGCTTTTGTGCTGGAGTGAGTGCCTCTACAGCCCACACATGGACTACGCTATCTGGAAGTGGCGCTGATGATGTTAGGGTTATGACCCGGAAGAGCGTGGACGATCCAGGCAGGCCTCCTGGGATTGTGCTAAGTGCTGCTACTTCATTCTGGCTTCCAGTTCCGCCAAAGAGAGTATTTGATTTTCTCCGTGATGAGAATTCTCGCAGCGAG TGGGATATTCTCTCAAATGGTGGGGTTGTTCAAGAAATGGCACATATAGCGAATGGTCAAGACACAGGCAACTGTGTATCTCTGTTACGGGTAAAT AGTGCAAATTCAAGCCAGAGCAACATGTTGATATTGCAAGAAAGCTGTACTGATTCAACAGCCTCTTTCGTGATTTATGCTCCTGTCGATGTTGTTGCCATGAACATGGTACTGAATGGAGGGGATCCAGACTATGTTGCTCTTCTTCCCTCAGGATTTGCAATTCTTCCAGATGGAACCACAACTCATGGAGGAGTCATAGGTGAAGTTGGGTCTGGAGGATCTCTTCTAACCGTCGCATTTCAGATATTGGTTGATTCGGTTCCAACGGCAAAACTCTCTCTAGGGTCGGTTGCGACTGTTAACAATCTCATCGCTTGCACTGTCGACAGGATTAAGGCTGCAGTCTCGTGTGAGAACGCATGA
- the LOC117927010 gene encoding homeobox-leucine zipper protein HDG2-like isoform X4, producing the protein MPFDLPNMMDGQLHPLDMTQNTSESEIARLREDDFDSKSGSENHEGASGDDQDPNQRPKKKRYHRHTQHQIQEMEAFFKECPHPDDKQRKELSRELGLEPLQVKFWFQNKRTQMKTQHERHENTQLRSENEKLRTENLRYREALSNASCPNCGGPTAIGEMSFDEHHLRLENARLREEIDRISAIAAKYVGKPVVNYPLIPPQVPTRPLDLGVGNFGAQPGLGGELFGASDLLRSINGPTEADKPMIIELAVAAMEELFRMAQMGEPLWLPSLDGTTTELSEDEYIRSFPRGIGPKPAGFKCEASRETAVVIMNHISLVEILMDVNQWSTVFSGIVSRAMTLEVLSTGVAGNYNGAFQVMTAEFQVPSPLVPTRESYFVRYCKQHADGTWAVVDVSLDNLRPSPVVRCRRRPSGCLIQEMPNGYSKVTWVEHVEVDDRGVHNIYKQLVNSGLAFGAKRWVATLDRQCERLASAMATNIPTGEVGVITSQEGRKSMLKLAERMVISFCAGVSASTAHTWTTLSGSGADDVRVMTRKSVDDPGRPPGIVLSAATSFWLPVPPKRVFDFLRDENSRSEWDILSNGGVVQEMAHIANGQDTGNCVSLLRVNSANSSQSNMLILQESCTDSTASFVIYAPVDVVAMNMVLNGGDPDYVALLPSGFAILPDGTTTHGGVIGEVGSGGSLLTVAFQILVDSVPTAKLSLGSVATVNNLIACTVDRIKAAVSCENA; encoded by the exons ATGCCCTTTGATCTG CCAAATATGATGGACGGCCAGCTTCACCCACTCGACATGACTCAAAACACATCGGAAAGTGAAATCGCCAGGCTCAGAGAGGATGATTTTGACAGCAAATCTGGCAGTGAAAACCATGAAGGTGCCTCCGGAGATGACCAAGATCCCAACCAACGCCCCAAGAAGAAGCGCTACCATCGCCACACTCAGCATCAGATCCAGGAAATGGAAGC TTTCTTCAAGGAGTGTCCACACCCAGATGACAAGCAAAGGAAGGAGCTGAGCCGTGAATTAGGGTTAGAGCCCTTGCAGGTCAAATTTTGGTTCCAAAACAAGCGCACCCAGATGAAG ACCCAGCATGAGCGCCACGAGAACACACAGCTTCGCAGCGAGAATGAAAAGCTTCGTACAGAGAATTTGAGGTACCGGGAAGCTCTGAGCAACGCCTCCTGTCCTAATTGCGGAGGCCCGACTGCTATAGGAGAGATGTCATTTGATGAACATCATCTGAGATTGGAGAATGCTAGGTTGAGGGAAGAG ATTGATCGGATCTCGGCAATTGCTGCAAAGTATGTTGGCAAGCCAGTAGTGAACTATCCTCTTATTCCTCCTCAGGTTCCCACCCGTCCCCTTGATCTAGGGGTTGGAAACTTTGGGGCACAGCCAGGATTAGGAGGCGAGCTGTTTGGAGCCAGTGACCTTCTTAGGTCAATCAATGGACCGACTGAAGCTGACAAACCAATGATAATTGAGCTTGCAGTTGCAGCTATGGAGGAGCTATTCCGAATGGCTCAGATGGGGGAACCTTTGTGGCTTCCAAGCCTTGATGGCACAACCACCGAACTAAGCGAAGATGAATATATCAGGTCATTCCCAAGGGGAATTGGACCAAAACCTGCAGGATTTAAGTGTGAAGCCTCGCGAGAAACCGCTGTTGTTATCATGAACCATATTAGCCTGGTTGAGATTCTCATGGATGTG AACCAGTGGTCTACCGTGTTTTCTGGCATTGTTTCAAGAGCTATGACCCTGGAAGTACTATCAACTGGAGTTGCAGGGAACTATAACGGAGCCTTTCAAGTG ATGACAGCTGAATTCCAAGTACCTTCACCTCTAGTTCCTACTAGAGAGAGTTACTTTGTGAGGTACTGTAAGCAGCATGCTGATGGAACTTGGGCAGTGGTTGACGTTTCCTTGGACAATTTACGTCCTAGTCCGGTGGTGAGATGTCGAAGAAGGCCATCTGGATGTTTAATTCAAGAAATGCCTAATGGATATTCAAAG GTTACATGGGTTGAGCATGTTGAAGTGGATGATCGAGGtgttcataatatatataagcAGTTAGTTAACTCTGGTCTTGCATTTGGGGCGAAAAGATGGGTCGCTACTTTAGACCGCCAATGCGAGCGTCTTGCAAGTGCCATGGCAACAAACATTCCTACGGGTGAAGTTGGTG TGATAACAAGTCAAGAAGGGAGAAAAAGTATGTTGAAGCTGGCTGAAAGAATGGTGATAAGCTTTTGTGCTGGAGTGAGTGCCTCTACAGCCCACACATGGACTACGCTATCTGGAAGTGGCGCTGATGATGTTAGGGTTATGACCCGGAAGAGCGTGGACGATCCAGGCAGGCCTCCTGGGATTGTGCTAAGTGCTGCTACTTCATTCTGGCTTCCAGTTCCGCCAAAGAGAGTATTTGATTTTCTCCGTGATGAGAATTCTCGCAGCGAG TGGGATATTCTCTCAAATGGTGGGGTTGTTCAAGAAATGGCACATATAGCGAATGGTCAAGACACAGGCAACTGTGTATCTCTGTTACGGGTAAAT AGTGCAAATTCAAGCCAGAGCAACATGTTGATATTGCAAGAAAGCTGTACTGATTCAACAGCCTCTTTCGTGATTTATGCTCCTGTCGATGTTGTTGCCATGAACATGGTACTGAATGGAGGGGATCCAGACTATGTTGCTCTTCTTCCCTCAGGATTTGCAATTCTTCCAGATGGAACCACAACTCATGGAGGAGTCATAGGTGAAGTTGGGTCTGGAGGATCTCTTCTAACCGTCGCATTTCAGATATTGGTTGATTCGGTTCCAACGGCAAAACTCTCTCTAGGGTCGGTTGCGACTGTTAACAATCTCATCGCTTGCACTGTCGACAGGATTAAGGCTGCAGTCTCGTGTGAGAACGCATGA